In Haliscomenobacter hydrossis DSM 1100, the DNA window TATTGCACAGGATAAGGTCTTTTGGGATGTGAACTAACGGTAAGGGCGACCCTATGTGGTCGCCCAATTTCCAAGGCGACCGCAAGGGTCGCCACAACTTTAAAAAATCGCAATTATGAAATCACTGCATAAATTTTTCTTACTCTCGATGCTGGTATTTTCGCTCTTTGCTTGTGAAGATGAAGACAGCATCCGCATCCCTGAATTCCTGGAGGGAGCAAACATGCGCATCGTACTTGATCAGGCTAAAAGTTCGCTGAAAATTTCTTCCATCGGCAACAGCACCATTGAATTTGATGCCTATTCGATCAATACAAACTTGCAAAAAGTTGAATTCATCGGCACCTATGTGAGCAAAACCGATACGGTTGAAAACGAAGTGCTGTACACCCTGCAACCATCGGCTTTTGTAAGCGGTAAAGCACGGGGAGTCATCACTGCGGCGGATGTGGTCAAAGCCTTTAAACTAAGTGGTACTTCCAGTCTGAGTGCGGGTGATTTGGTCGCTTTGGAGACCCATGTAACCCTCACCGATGGCCGGACATTTAGTGCAGAAAACTCGGCACCAAGTATCCAACAAGGCGATTATCCAAGCTTTACGCCATTTTGGGCGTTTAACATTATTCAATAAAACGTGTTGGGAGGGGACAGCTTATCGCTGGGCTGTCCCAATTTTAAATTTGGTAATTTATCTGACAAATCAAGCTCATTTTAACATTTATCCCAGTCGATTTTTGCAACCTTTTTAAAAAATAGATCACTTTAATAATAGCAGGCTTGTTGAATTTTGCTGGCACATGTGTGCAAAAAGCGAAAGATAACAAGTTGATGTATCCAAACCCGACTGACTTATGATAGCCCAAGCTCGACCGATCAGAGTGGGTATCATTGATGGGCAATCGCCGATTGCCAAAGGCCTTTCTTTGCTCATCAACGGTACTGCTGGTCTGCAGGTTGCACATGTGTACGCCTCGGCCAAAGAGGCACAGGTAGCGTTGAACAAAGACCTGCCGGATGTCTTGTTGTTTCTGTTGGGGCAACCTGATGTGGAAGAACTATCGAGCATTAGCGCCATTCGCAAAATGCTGCCGCTCATCAAAATTATCGTCGTGTCAGAAAGGGAGGATGAAGACCTGGTGTTCCACATGTTGCGAGCCGGGGCAGGTGGTTTTTTGACCCGCGATGTATCTCCACTCAAATTATTGGAAGCCATTCGCGAAATTCAGGACGGCGGTGCGCCCATGACCATGAATGTGGCTCGCCTGGTGGTGGCCTCGTTTTTCAAAAACAACGACTCATTGCTGACTCCCCGCGAGCGCGAAGTGTTGAGCTGGATGGCCCGGGGC includes these proteins:
- a CDS encoding response regulator transcription factor, which encodes MIAQARPIRVGIIDGQSPIAKGLSLLINGTAGLQVAHVYASAKEAQVALNKDLPDVLLFLLGQPDVEELSSISAIRKMLPLIKIIVVSEREDEDLVFHMLRAGAGGFLTRDVSPLKLLEAIREIQDGGAPMTMNVARLVVASFFKNNDSLLTPREREVLSWMARGKSYTQIAEILFVDKETVRSHIKNIYGKLEVHSKADAIEKATLEKLI